The following proteins come from a genomic window of Rissa tridactyla isolate bRisTri1 chromosome 13, bRisTri1.patW.cur.20221130, whole genome shotgun sequence:
- the C13H12orf76 gene encoding uncharacterized protein C12orf76 homolog, which produces MALSALRGWAMAAVALLAPGTAERSRPYAVLQKQNLVLLGSILSALLLTIILMAVCVYKPVRRR; this is translated from the exons ATGGCGCTGTCGGCGCTGCGGGGCTGGGCGATGGCGGCCGTGGCCCTGCTGGCCCCGGGCACGGCGGAGCGCAGCCGGCCCTACGCCGTGCTGCAGAAGCAGAACCTGG TGCTGCTGGGCAGCATCCTCAGCGCCCTGCTCCTCACCATCATCCTCATGGCCGTCTGCGTCTACAAGCCCGTCCGGCGGCGGTAG
- the ANKRD13A gene encoding ankyrin repeat domain-containing protein 13A isoform X3: MVQMILQHRDYQQTSMTLGGVPELLQKINETPDFYVEMKWEFTSWVPLVSRVCPSDVCRIWKSGAKLRVDITLLGFENMSWERGRRSLIFKGEDTGGWAELIEINHDDKFVTTERFEISQHMKRLTLGSMTPKRKDVERRLTSPIINTCLDTKNIAFERTTSGFWVWRTEKAEGVNGYEAKVYIANNVNVVTKIRTEHLTEEEKKRYKADRNPLESFLGTVEHEYGAQSTTKTTEYATSNNPTAITLEEYFDPEFDLKGRDIGRPKEVTIRTQKFKATLWMSEEFPLSLMEQVTPIIDLMARTSAHFARLRDFITLEFPPGFPVKIEIPLFHVLNARITFENVNGCRTADKTTSQMVGGAQCDSGANFEVDQSVFEIPKSYHIQDDGRNIHVQDEDNEIMQFAIQQSLLESGGNKEVGVHSNGAVAYSQDFNIQYQRALQESYLTSSGNSHGSTPSEPSSFEKDLQLAMELSVREQEEREKQRREEEDAELQQVLQLSLVEK, from the exons accCCTGACTTTTATGTGGAAATGAAATGGGAGTTCACTAGCTGGG tccCACTGGTTTCTAGAGTTTGTCCGAGCGATGTCTGCCGCATCTGGAAAAGTGGTGCCAAGCTGCGTGTCGATATCACTTTACTGGGCTTTGAAAATATgagctgggagagaggaaggcGTAGTTTAATTTTCAAAGGAGAAG ATACTGGAGGCTGGGCAGAACTAATTGAGATAAATCATGATGATAAGTTTGTTACAACGGAGCGTTTTGAGATTTCCCAACACATGAAGCGTTTGACATTGGGATCTAtgacaccaaaaagaaaagatgtgGAAAGACGCCTTACCTCTCCAATTATTAATACATGCCTTGATacaaaaaatattgcttttgaaAG AACCACATCTGGATTCTGGGTATGgaggacagaaaaagcagaaggcGTAAATGGTTATGAAGCAAAG gtataCATTGCAAACAATGTGAATGTGGTCACAAAAATACGAACGGAACATTtaacagaagaggagaagaaaagatatAAAG CTGACAGGAACCCCCTGGAATCATTTCTGGGTACGGTGGAGCATGAGTATGGTGCTCAG AGTACGACCAAGACAACAGAGTATGCCACAAGTAATAATCCGACTGCTATTACTCTGGAAGAATACTTTGACCCAGAATTTGATTTGAAAGGTAGAGACATAGGAAGACCGAAAGAAGTCACCATTCGAACGCAgaa ATTTAAAGCAACCTTGTGGATGAGTGAAGAGTTCCCCTTGTCTCTGATGGAACAAGTCACTCCAATCATTGATCTGATGGCCAGAACTAGCGCTCATTTTGCCAGACTTAGGGATTTCATCACTCTGGAATTTCCACCAGGATTTCCTGTCAAAATTG AAATTCCCTTATTTCATGTGCTGAATGCCCGAATTACATTTGAGAATGTCAATGGCTGCAGGACAGCTGACAAGACAACGTCACAAATGGTTGGAGGTGCACAGTGTGATTCAG GTGCGAATTTCGAGGTTGACCAGTCGGTGTTTGAGATCCCCAAATCTTACCACATCCAAGATGACGGTAGGAACATACATGTGCAGGACGAAGATAACGAGATCATGCAGTTTGCCATTCAGCAGAGTTTGTTGGAATCCGGTGGAAATAAA GAAGTGGGGGTGCATTCTAATGGAGCAGTTGCCTATTCACAGGACTTCAATATACAGTATCAGAG ggCACTGCAGGAGAGCTATCTAACAAGCTCAGGTAACTCACACGGCAGCACCCCTAGCGAACCTTCCAGTTTCGAAAAGGACTTACAGCTTGCCATGGAGTTGTCTGTCCGAGAGCAGGAGGAACGGGAGAAGCAACGTCGTGAAGAGGAAGATGCAGAGCTTCAGCAAGTTTTACAGCTTTCTCTTGTGGAAAAATAA
- the LOC128917079 gene encoding LOW QUALITY PROTEIN: sodium-dependent serotonin transporter-like (The sequence of the model RefSeq protein was modified relative to this genomic sequence to represent the inferred CDS: inserted 2 bases in 1 codon), which yields MDFLLSVIGFAVDLGNVWRFPYICYQNGGGAFLIPYTLMAVFGGVPLFYMELALGQFHRTGAIPIWKRICPIFKGIGFAICIIGLYVSFYYNTIIAWALYYFYSSFSGTLPWASCDNPWNTPDCTNYFGRSNVTWTNFSRSPAEEFYTRKVLEIQKSGGLYDIGGIHWQLLLCLFLIFTIVYFSLWKGVKTSGKVVWVTATLPYVVLLVLLVRGATLPGAWRGVVFYLRPDWGKLLSTAVWVDAAAQIFFSLGPGFGVLLALASYNHFHNNCYRDALVTSAVNCLTSFLSGFVIFTVLGYMAEMRDVEVEDVARDKGLSPSSVTAPSWPCGAQLPQGSVSPWWLVAGPGVCRGAGACAWQWFPRVEGNEMSGPCISSGARHGYSGFGASSSSTFPPAPXGNSKPNQCPLLGPSLLFITYPEAIANMVGSTFFAIIFFLMMITLGLDSTFGGLEAVITAVMDEYPQVLAGRRELFVLGLITVCFLGSLSTLTYGGAYVVKLLEEFGAGCSILAVVLLETIAVSWFYGIQRFSHDVKAMLGFTPGVFWKVCWVAISPALLAFIVISSLLDQPPLMLFDYQYPEWSISVGYLIGASSFICIPFYMVYKLVWTPGSLKQRLAVCIRPEKTTRDPQAEAVCMSPVL from the exons ATGGATTTCCTCCTCTCAGTCATCGGATTCGCTGTGGATCTGGGCAACGTCTGGAGGTTCCCTTACATCTGCTACCAAAACGGAGGGG GAGCCTTTCTCATCCCATACACGCTGATGGCTGTTTTCGGAGGGGTGCCTCTCTTCTACATGGAGCTGGCCCTGGGGCAGTTCCACAGAACGGGCGCCATCCCCATCTGGAAGCGCATCTGCCCCATCTTTAAAG GCATCGGCTTTGCCATCTGCATCATCGGCCTGTACGTCTCCTTCTACTACAACACCATCATCGCCTGGGCTCTCTATTACTTCTACTCGTCCTTCTCGGGCACCCTGCCCTGGGCGAGCTGCGACAACCCCTGGAACACGCCCGACTGCACCAACTACTTCGGGAGAAGCAACGTGACCTGGACCAACTTCTCCAGGTCCCCCGCCGAAGAGTTTTATAC GAGGAAGGTCCTGGAGATCCAAAAATCCGGAGGGCTGTACGACATCGGGGGGATCCACtggcagctgctcctctgcctcttcctcatcttcaccaTCGTCTACTTCAGCCTGTGGAAAGGGGTGAAAACCTCCGGGAAG GTGGTGTGGGTGACGGCCACGCTGCCCTACGTCGTCCTCCTCGTCCTGCTGGTCCGGGGGGCCACCCTGCCCGGCGCCTGGAGAGGGGTTGTCTTCTACCTGCGCCCGGACTGGGGCAAGCTCCTGAGCACCGCG GTTTGGGTTGATGCTGCTGCACAGATTTTCTTCTCCTTGGGCCCTGGATTCGGTGTCCTCCTTGCTCTGGCCAGTTACAACCATTTCCACAACAACTGCTACCG GGACGCGCTTGTCACCAGCGCGGTGAACTGCCTCACCAGCTTCCTCTCGGGCTTCGTCATCTTCACCGTGCTGGGCTACATGGCTGAGATGAGGGACGTGGAAGTGGAGGATGTCGCGAGAGATAAAGGTTTGTCTCCCTCCAGCGTCACTGCCCCATCCTGGCCCTGTGGTGCCCAGCTGCCCCAGGGCTCCGTGTCCCCGTGGTGGCTGGTGGCTGGTCCTGGGGTCTGCCGGGGCGCGGGGGCTTGTGCCTGGCAGTGGTTCCCAAGAGTGGAGGGCAATGAGATGTCCGGTCCCTGTATCTCATCCGGGGCCAGGCACGGCTACTCTGGCTTTGGGGCATCTTCCTCAAGCACATTCCCACCAGCACC AGGGAACAGCAAACCAAACCAGTGTCCCCTCCTAGGGCCGAGCCTCCTTTTTATCACCTACCCTGAAGCAATCGCCAACATGGTGGGATCCACTTTCTTTGCCATCATATTCTTCCTGATGATGATAACGCTGGGGCTGGACAGCACG TTTGGGGGCTTGGAGGCCGTGATCACGGCCGTGATGGACGAGTACCCCCAGGTGCTGGCCGGGCGACGGGAGCTCTTCGTCCTCGGCCTCATCACAGTCTGTTTCCTGGGCTCCCTGAGCACCCTCACCTAC GGGGGAGCCTACGTGGTGAAGCTGCTGGAGGAGTTCGGTGCTGGTTGCTCAATCCTGGCAGTGGTGCTACTGGAAACGATAGCTGTCTCCTGGTTTTACG GGATACAGAGGTTCTCCCACGACGTGAAAGCCATGCTCGGCTTCACCCCGGGGGTGTTCTGGAAGGTGTGCTGGGTGGCCATCAGCCCTGCCTTGTTAGCC TTCATAGTCATCAGCTCCCTCCTGGACCAGCCGCCTCTGATGCTCTTCGACTATCAGTACCCCGAGTGGAGCATCTCCGTGGGGTACCTCATAGGAGCATCGTCCTTCATCTGCATCCCCTTCTACATGGTGTACAAGCTTGTCTGGACGCCGGGCTCTCTCAAGCAG CGCCTCGCCGTCTGCATTCGGCCGGAGAAGACCACACGAGACCCCCAAGCAGAGGCGGTGTGCATGTCACCCGTCCTGTAG